GCGTGTGTAGAGGAAGTGGTCGCTCGACTGCGGGAACGGCGAGCCGTCGGGCAGCACCGCCCCGAAGATCGGCAGGGTCCCGAACTGTTCCTGGTCCAAGCGGTAGAGTGCTTCGGAGAGACGCTCGCCGAAGCCGATGATCTGGCTCACCGGCTCGCACGAGAGAAGCTTGGTCAGGCGGGCGCAGCCCTCTTCGAGGTCCTGGCAGGTCTCGATGCCGGTGTCACCGCCGAGAACCTCGATGAGCTGCCAGAACCGCTCCCAGGTCATGATCGGGAGGCCGGGGTCGACGCCGTTGTTCAGTGGTGTCCTCGAATCGTTCACGACGTGATCACTGTCATCGTCCCCGTCGTCGAACGGCTCGTCGCTCCACCGGAACCAGGAATGACCGTCCTGGATATGGAGCAGGAACTCGGCCACGGGGCCCGAGGGCGAGACCAAGGACAGGGCCTTCGTGATCTCCCCGTAGACGCCCTCGAAGCCCTCCCAGTCCTCCGCGTCGGCCAGTGCCCCTGACCGGGCGAACAGCGGCTCAAACGCGGCGAAGGCCGGACCTGCGATGAAGCGCCCGCGAAGCCATGGAAAGTCGGTTTCCTCGATCACGATCTCGCCCACCGGCTCATCCTGGCCTACCAGACGCCAGACCTGGCCCTCGAAACCCATCGCACTCAGCCCCCGCAACCCGTTGCCGCCCTCTTCTGCTCGGCAGCATGGCATCCGGCTCTGACAGCCGACTCGGGAAACGATCACCAAGTAAACGGGAAGCGATCTTCAAGGACCCCGCCTGCTGCTGGTCAGCCCCACTCGTGAACACCCCTTACCGCAGCCCCAACGCCAGGCGCGTCGGCTCGGGCAACATCGTGCGCTCGTGGTCGTGTTGCGCTAGGCGCGCCCGGGAGCTCGTGGCGGTGGCTGTGGGTGCCGACCTGTCAGCGGGGCGGCGCATCATGTACCCGGAGGGCTGACGGGACGAAGGGGGTACGGGATGTCGACGGCGCGGGTGGGTGAGCGCTGGTGGGCGGCGGAGTTCGCCCAGCTGGTGACGGAACTGCGGGAAGGGCTGGTCCTGGAGGACCTGGCCCAGATCCACGGACGCTCCCCGAACGCGGTCCGAGCGGCGATGCTGCGACTGCTCCCCCACCAGGACGGTCTCAGGAGAGCCGACGCCGAGGCTCTGCTTCGCGCACGGCTGGCCGACGACGAACAGTACGACTGGGAGAGCGTGCTCCGTGCCAACCTCGCGCGTCACGGACAAACGTTTTGGAGCACCTCCGACGACCAGGTGCTGACCACCGCGTGGGAGCGCCGCGACGAACTGCCCGACCTTGCCGGCCGGCTGGGCGTCAGTGAGCTCGCCGTGGTGTGGCGGCTCCGGGAGCTCGGCCTGGCCGAGCGCATCGGCGAGGTGACGGAGCGGCTGGGCTGCGCGCCCGGTGGTGACGTCGAGCTGCGCGCCAAGATCGCAGCGGACTCCGCGGAGTGCACGGTTCACGTCCTGATCGCCGAGCTGCCTTCCGGGCAGTGGCACGTGAGCGTGCACGGCGGCGTACCCGAGGCCGAGGACGCCTTGGAGGATCTGCGCGAGGCATCACCGTCCGGGCAGGGCCTGGGCCGATGGCAGATCTCCTCCCGTCTGCCCGGCGCCTCCGGAGGCCGTGACCGGTGCGGTCCCGGTGCGAGCGACGGGCAGTAACGGGCCTGGCCGGGTCGCGGAGCCGCGGCCACTGACTCCCAGGGGCGGTCCGCTGGCATCGGTCAGCGGCCGCCTCCGGCTACCCCGGGGGAAAGTCCTCGGCTGTGGCGGCCGCCGACCGAACCGGGGTTCATCCCCGGGTGAGGTCGGCGGGGTGTCGTCGCGGGCGGGAGCCGTCGACCAGCTCCCACAACGGCTGGCCTCCGGCCGCCCACTGGTCGAGCTTGGCTGAGTCGATCAGGTGGACCCCGTAGGCCGCACCCCACTCCACGGCGTTCGCCGTGAACCGTCCGTTGGTCACCACGACGGCGAAGTGGGCACGGTGTACCGGGCCTGCGGTGCCCTTGACCTGCTGAAGCACGTGCACCCTGACCGTCGTGCCGCCCCGGCCCCTGCGACTGTGCTTGCACTGCACAGACCAGATGCGGCCGTCCGGGTCAACGCCCCGGACGTCGCAGGCGTTGTCGCCGGCCCCGCCGACCTGTTCGGCGGTGAACCCGTCGCGGCGCATCAGGTCACGCACCAGGATCTCGAACTGGCGGTGGTGGAGCCTGGCGATCTGGTCCAGGCCGAAGCGAAGACCGTGCCTTCGGACCCGCTCGTCCCACTTCTCGCGGTCCTGGACCCTGGCGAGCCACACGGCCGCGAGGAACGCCGCAGCGGCCACCGCGGTGTCGATCGCCCAGTGGACGTGGAAGAGCAGCCGTGTCACCGCGCCGTACACGGGGAGTGACAGCACAAAGCAGGAGACCACGGTCTTCTTCACGCGGGCCTTGCGTTCGGCCCTCTCACACTCCTCCTGCGCGGTGCGCGGCTTCCGGCGGGCCAGGGCCCGGCCCCTGGTGCGTGCAACGCTGAGGTTCTGGGACGGCATGCCATCTTCCCTTTCGTGACGCGGTCCCGATCGATGAGACCGGTCCGATCGCAGACGTTCGGTGGTGCGCCCGGCTCTCGGGTCGCCGCGCAGCTGCTCAGGTCAGCGGCAGTCGCCGCCCGATGACGGAGTAGAGGTGGTCGCCACCGGCCCAGCGGGCCAGCGCTCCGCGGTCGACCAGGCAGATGTCGTGGCGGTCGGCTAAGTCGCTCCCGGGGGCCGTGAATCCGTTGAGCCCGACGATGGTGGCCACATCGGCGCCGTGTTCCGGCCGGGCGGTCCCGTTGAAGGTCTGGATGTCCTTGGAGCCGACCGGGCGGCTGTACTGCTTGCACTGGAGGACGACCTTGCGTCCCTCGGAATCCCAGGCGGTGACGTCCGCTCCGAGGTCGCCGGCACCGCCGACGCGCCTGGCCCGGGTGAAGCCGTCACGGATGAGCAGCTCGGTACAGGCCTGCTCGAAACCGGTCGGGCTCATGGCGGCAAGCTGCGCGAGGCTGTAGGTGAGCGCCTGAGCGTCCTCCCAGGGCTCGTCATCACTGTCTTGGTAGTCGCCATCCGAGCTGAACAGCCCGATCAAGACCACGATCAGGAGCACCGCCACAGGGACGGCGATGAGCGCCGACCACCACGGGTGGTCGGTGATCCACCCCCACACGTCGTGAGTGACCCAGTGCCAGGCGTCGCCGGACAGCCAGCGCCAGAGCATCGTGCCGGCGACCCAGACGACCGCGCACCCGACCGCGATCTTCAACAAGGGGTCGAACGAACCGTCTTCCCTCACTGTGCCCCCTCCCGGACACCCGCGGGTGTCTTCATTTTGAACTCGAAAGTCGTCCTTCGGCTGTACGGCCGCAGCGGCTCCGGGACCGGCCCTGGCCCTGGCCGCCTCTCAGGCCGCCGACCGGCCGAAGGCCCTTCTCGGCGCGCGGGCCGGCAACCGGAGCAGGTCGCCCAGGGCCACGCCGTGCTCGGCCCAGGTCCGCAGCCGGTCACGGTCGACCCAGTGAATCTGGTGCTTGTCGCCCCAGGCCTTGGCGTCGCGGGTGAAGAAGCCGTTGGTGACGACCACGGCGATGTCGGCGCCGTGAGCGGGGCCGGCGGTGCCCTTGACCTGGTACATCACCTGGGATCCGACCTTCCCGCCGACTTTGGTGTGCTTGGCCTGCAGCACGATCCGCCCGCGCTGCGGGTCCTGGCCGATGACGTCTGCCGCCTGGTCGCCCTGCTGGCCGACCTGCCGGGCCGACCAGCCGTCGCGGATCAGCAGGTCCCGCAGCGCGAACTCGAACTCCTGGTCCGACAGTGCGTCGATCTCGGCCAGCGTCAACCGCAGCCGGGCGAGTCGTTGGGCGCGCCCGCGGCCAGCCCTGGCCCGGCGGAATCCGAGCACGGCGCCGCTCACGATCCCGGCCATCGCCAGAGCCGCCAGGACCGGCCAGCCGCCGAGCACGGCACGGCCGACCGCGACGGCCGCCTGCATCAGCCAGGCCGCCACCGCGACGGCGACGGCGACCGCCGCGATCTGCTCGGCGGTGCCGCGCGGTCTCCTCACCCGAAACCGGCGCCGTGCCATCACGGGGCCGCAGGGGCCGACGCCGACGGGGACGGGGTTGTCGGCGAGGTGGTGCTCGCATCGGCGAAGCCGACGAAGTGACCCCACAGCCAGACCGCGGCGATCGCGCCCGCGATCACCCAGCCGCTGGTCTTCTTCGCGCTCGGCCGCGGATTGCGGCGGATGTGGCTGCGGACGACGTGGTAGCCCTCAGGCATGGGATTCCCCTCCCCAACGGCGGTCCACCGTGCGCGGACCGTCTCGGAGATTGGTGTACCAGCGGCCTCCGACAGTCCCGGACGCTTCATCAAGAAGCGGCTCCACCAGTGGAGATGAACCAGCCACAACCGATTTCGAGCGTCGACAGAAGGTCACAATCGAACACTTAGGCACTGACCATCGGCAACGGTTCGATCACTGCGCGTACCCTGGCTGGCACGATGGGAGCGCCGGGATGCGGATTCCCGCCGGGATCGTGTGCCCCACGTGCAGCGATCCTTGCGGGAGCACCCCACTGCGGCACTTCCTGAGGGATGGCGCGTTCATGACGGTAGCGCCAGCGGACCGCCGATCCGGTTCCGCGCGCCGATGCGACGGCGCGCTGCGCGGGCGTACCCCTGCGTACGGCTGCACTGCCGCGAGCGCGGATGCCCCGGCAGGGGGACTACCGCGCGCCCGCGACCC
This region of Kitasatospora sp. NBC_00240 genomic DNA includes:
- a CDS encoding DUF4240 domain-containing protein; amino-acid sequence: MGEIVIEETDFPWLRGRFIAGPAFAAFEPLFARSGALADAEDWEGFEGVYGEITKALSLVSPSGPVAEFLLHIQDGHSWFRWSDEPFDDGDDDSDHVVNDSRTPLNNGVDPGLPIMTWERFWQLIEVLGGDTGIETCQDLEEGCARLTKLLSCEPVSQIIGFGERLSEALYRLDQEQFGTLPIFGAVLPDGSPFPQSSDHFLYTRAAVVAAGRDAYEGVFYDPERFAPFTARQCEQLLYVHEEAFEQVTGTEWDRLTRYDHESCSNKDGWPELRG
- a CDS encoding restriction endonuclease; protein product: MPSQNLSVARTRGRALARRKPRTAQEECERAERKARVKKTVVSCFVLSLPVYGAVTRLLFHVHWAIDTAVAAAAFLAAVWLARVQDREKWDERVRRHGLRFGLDQIARLHHRQFEILVRDLMRRDGFTAEQVGGAGDNACDVRGVDPDGRIWSVQCKHSRRGRGGTTVRVHVLQQVKGTAGPVHRAHFAVVVTNGRFTANAVEWGAAYGVHLIDSAKLDQWAAGGQPLWELVDGSRPRRHPADLTRG
- a CDS encoding restriction endonuclease, whose protein sequence is MLKIAVGCAVVWVAGTMLWRWLSGDAWHWVTHDVWGWITDHPWWSALIAVPVAVLLIVVLIGLFSSDGDYQDSDDEPWEDAQALTYSLAQLAAMSPTGFEQACTELLIRDGFTRARRVGGAGDLGADVTAWDSEGRKVVLQCKQYSRPVGSKDIQTFNGTARPEHGADVATIVGLNGFTAPGSDLADRHDICLVDRGALARWAGGDHLYSVIGRRLPLT
- a CDS encoding restriction endonuclease produces the protein MARRRFRVRRPRGTAEQIAAVAVAVAVAAWLMQAAVAVGRAVLGGWPVLAALAMAGIVSGAVLGFRRARAGRGRAQRLARLRLTLAEIDALSDQEFEFALRDLLIRDGWSARQVGQQGDQAADVIGQDPQRGRIVLQAKHTKVGGKVGSQVMYQVKGTAGPAHGADIAVVVTNGFFTRDAKAWGDKHQIHWVDRDRLRTWAEHGVALGDLLRLPARAPRRAFGRSAA